The following are encoded in a window of Sminthopsis crassicaudata isolate SCR6 chromosome 3, ASM4859323v1, whole genome shotgun sequence genomic DNA:
- the LOC141562049 gene encoding resistin-like beta yields the protein MTTNLCAEIGNKGPLSCTSVKNRGTLATCPAGFVVTGCACGYGCGSWDVRGDNTCHCQCKGMDWTSARCCKNS from the exons ATGACAACAAATCTTTGTGCAG AGATTGGAAATAAGGGACCCCTCTCTTGTACAAGTGTGAAAAATCGAGGCACCCTAGCCACTTGTCCTGCAG GGTTTGTAGTTACTGGCTGTGCTTGTGGCTATGGCTGTGGCTCCTGGGATGTTCGAGGAGACAACACATGTCATTGTCAGTGTAAGGGCATGGACTGGACCAGTGCTCGGTGCTGCAAGAATTCCTAG